The following are encoded in a window of Streptomyces sp. 11x1 genomic DNA:
- a CDS encoding NAD(P)/FAD-dependent oxidoreductase, protein MSTEPGPPRLAIVGAGPAGLAAALAAASRGVRVTVVDAGRAAGGQFYRQPSAGLGARRPQALHHQWRTWQRLRDGLAREVAAGRVTHLPDHHVWCVERRSEGPGRFTVHALLGPDRERPVEVRADAVLLATGSYEKVLPFPGWTLPGVVTAGGAQAMLKGTLAVSGRTAVVAGTGPLLLPVATGLAAAGVTVAALVESADPKALARRAGALAGRADKLAEGAGYAVELLRRRVRTLVRHTVVEAHGADRLEAVTVAALDAEGRVRRGTGRRVPCDALAVGHGLLPHTDLAEALGCRIESTGPRVWVDEEQRTDVPGVWAAGETTGIGGAVLSLAEGHIAGRSAADRLRGRVPDPAAWAGAAKSRAALREFFAVLDSVYVPPAHWTEQVTDDTVVCRCEEVDAGAVRQAVAELGAGDVRTVKLLTRAGMGWCQGRMCGPAVAGIAGCEPGVARRPFAQPVPLGVLARAGENGEDSDGGAPP, encoded by the coding sequence ATGAGCACTGAACCCGGGCCGCCCCGGCTGGCGATCGTCGGCGCCGGCCCCGCGGGCCTCGCCGCGGCCCTGGCGGCGGCGAGTCGAGGCGTGCGGGTCACCGTGGTCGACGCCGGACGGGCAGCCGGCGGCCAGTTCTACCGGCAGCCCTCGGCCGGGCTCGGCGCCCGGCGCCCGCAGGCCCTGCACCATCAGTGGCGCACCTGGCAGCGGCTGCGCGACGGCCTCGCCCGGGAGGTGGCCGCCGGACGCGTCACCCACCTCCCGGACCACCATGTGTGGTGCGTGGAGCGGCGCTCCGAGGGCCCTGGGCGCTTCACCGTGCACGCGCTGCTCGGGCCCGACCGGGAGCGGCCCGTGGAGGTGCGCGCGGACGCCGTCCTGCTCGCGACCGGAAGCTACGAGAAGGTGCTGCCCTTCCCCGGCTGGACCCTGCCGGGCGTGGTCACCGCCGGGGGCGCGCAGGCCATGCTGAAGGGCACGCTCGCGGTGTCGGGTCGTACGGCGGTCGTCGCCGGGACCGGCCCTTTGCTGCTGCCGGTGGCGACCGGGCTCGCGGCGGCGGGAGTCACGGTGGCCGCGCTGGTGGAGTCCGCCGACCCCAAGGCCCTGGCACGACGGGCCGGGGCGCTGGCCGGCCGCGCTGACAAACTCGCCGAAGGGGCCGGGTACGCGGTCGAGTTGCTGCGCCGCCGGGTACGGACCCTCGTCCGGCACACCGTCGTCGAGGCGCACGGCGCTGACCGGTTGGAGGCCGTGACCGTCGCCGCGCTCGACGCCGAGGGCCGGGTCCGGCGCGGGACGGGCCGGCGCGTCCCCTGCGACGCGCTCGCCGTCGGGCACGGCCTGCTCCCGCACACCGACCTCGCCGAGGCGCTCGGCTGCCGGATCGAGTCCACCGGCCCACGTGTGTGGGTCGACGAGGAGCAGCGCACCGATGTGCCGGGCGTCTGGGCGGCGGGCGAGACCACCGGGATCGGCGGCGCGGTCCTCTCCCTCGCGGAGGGGCACATCGCCGGACGGTCGGCCGCCGACCGCCTCCGGGGGCGGGTGCCGGACCCGGCCGCGTGGGCGGGTGCCGCCAAGTCCCGTGCCGCACTGCGGGAGTTCTTCGCCGTGCTCGACTCCGTGTACGTCCCGCCGGCGCACTGGACCGAGCAGGTCACGGACGACACGGTCGTCTGCCGGTGCGAGGAGGTCGACGCCGGAGCCGTCCGCCAGGCCGTCGCGGAACTGGGCGCCGGGGACGTCCGGACGGTGAAGCTGCTCACCCGAGCCGGGATGGGCTGGTGCCAGGGCCGGATGTGCGGGCCCGCCGTCGCGGGGATCGCCGGGTGCGAACCGGGCGTCGCCCGAAGGCCGTTCGCCCAGCCGGTGCCGTTGGGCGTACTGGCGCGGGCGGGCGAGAACGGGGAGGACTCCGACGGCGGCGCCCCGCCCTGA
- a CDS encoding dihydrodipicolinate synthase family protein encodes MATTENRPWRGVLVATALPLRDDLSVDHDAYAEHCAWLVENGCDGVVPNGSLGEYQVLTPEERAKVVETAVAAIGGARVMPGVAAYGSAESRRWAEQARDAGCAAVMLLPPNAYRADERSVLAHYAEVSKAGVPVVAYNNPIDTKVDLVPELLAKLHGEGYIRAVKEFSGDVRRAYQLAELAPDLDLLIGADDVLLELALAGAKGWVAGYPNALPAATVELYHAAVDGDLATAKDLYAQLHPLLRWDSKVEFVQAIKLSMDIVGRPGGRCRPPRVELLPEQEAVIRAATEKAVAAGLA; translated from the coding sequence ATGGCCACCACCGAGAACCGTCCCTGGCGCGGCGTCCTCGTCGCCACCGCGCTCCCCCTCCGCGACGATCTCTCCGTCGACCACGACGCGTACGCCGAGCACTGCGCCTGGCTCGTCGAGAACGGCTGTGACGGTGTCGTACCGAACGGCTCGCTCGGCGAGTACCAGGTGCTGACGCCCGAGGAGCGCGCCAAGGTCGTCGAGACGGCCGTCGCCGCGATCGGCGGCGCGCGGGTGATGCCGGGTGTCGCCGCGTACGGGTCCGCCGAGTCCCGGCGCTGGGCCGAGCAGGCGCGGGACGCGGGCTGCGCGGCGGTGATGCTGCTGCCGCCGAACGCCTACCGCGCCGACGAGCGGTCCGTGCTCGCGCACTACGCCGAGGTATCGAAGGCCGGCGTCCCGGTCGTGGCGTACAACAACCCCATCGACACCAAGGTCGACCTCGTCCCCGAACTGCTCGCCAAGCTGCACGGCGAGGGGTACATCAGGGCCGTGAAGGAGTTCTCCGGCGACGTCCGCCGGGCCTACCAGCTCGCCGAACTCGCTCCGGACCTCGATCTGTTGATCGGCGCGGACGACGTCCTGCTGGAGCTGGCGCTGGCCGGCGCCAAGGGCTGGGTGGCCGGCTACCCGAACGCGCTGCCCGCAGCGACGGTGGAGCTGTACCACGCGGCGGTGGACGGCGACCTCGCCACCGCCAAGGACCTCTACGCGCAGTTGCACCCGTTGCTGCGCTGGGACTCCAAGGTCGAGTTCGTGCAGGCGATCAAGCTGTCGATGGACATCGTGGGCCGGCCCGGAGGACGCTGCCGTCCGCCGCGCGTGGAACTGCTGCCGGAGCAGGAGGCCGTGATCCGCGCGGCCACCGAGAAGGCCGTCGCGGCGGGGCTCGCGTAA
- a CDS encoding proline racemase family protein, with the protein MRSKLVLHAVDSHTEGMPTRVITGGIGTIPGATMNERRLWFREHRDDVKQLLMNEPRGHAAMSGAILQPPARPDCDWGVVYIEVSGYLPMCGHGTIGVATVLVETGMVEVVEPVTTIRLDTPGGLVVAEVAVEDGAAKAVTLRNVPSFSVGLDRKATLADGRTVTYDLAYGGNFYAILPLEQFGLPFDRDRKDDILRAGLDLMEAINAEGEPVHPEDPSIHGVHHVHLYAPGATARHSRHAMAIHPGWFDRSPCGTGTSARMAQLHARGELPLHTEFVNESFIGTHFTGRLLGETEVAGVPAVLPSFTGRAWITGTAQYLLDPTDPFPAGFVL; encoded by the coding sequence ATGCGCAGCAAACTCGTCCTGCACGCCGTCGACTCGCACACCGAGGGCATGCCCACCCGGGTGATCACCGGCGGGATCGGCACGATCCCCGGCGCGACCATGAACGAACGCCGCCTGTGGTTCCGTGAACACCGCGACGACGTCAAGCAGTTGCTGATGAACGAGCCGCGCGGGCACGCGGCGATGAGCGGCGCGATCCTCCAGCCGCCGGCCCGCCCGGACTGCGACTGGGGCGTCGTCTACATCGAGGTCTCCGGCTATCTGCCCATGTGCGGTCACGGCACGATCGGCGTGGCGACCGTGCTGGTGGAGACCGGCATGGTCGAGGTCGTCGAACCGGTCACCACCATCCGCCTCGACACCCCGGGGGGCCTCGTCGTGGCCGAGGTGGCGGTGGAGGACGGCGCGGCGAAGGCGGTCACCCTGCGGAACGTGCCGTCGTTCTCCGTCGGCCTCGACCGCAAGGCCACGCTGGCCGACGGCCGGACGGTGACCTACGACCTCGCGTACGGCGGCAACTTCTACGCGATCCTGCCGCTGGAGCAGTTCGGCCTGCCCTTCGACCGCGACCGCAAGGACGACATCCTGCGGGCGGGCCTGGACCTGATGGAGGCCATCAACGCCGAAGGGGAGCCCGTGCACCCGGAGGACCCGTCGATCCACGGCGTCCACCACGTCCACCTGTACGCCCCGGGCGCCACCGCCCGGCACTCGCGGCACGCGATGGCCATCCACCCCGGCTGGTTCGACCGCTCCCCCTGCGGCACGGGCACCAGCGCGCGCATGGCGCAGCTCCACGCGCGTGGTGAACTCCCCCTGCACACCGAGTTCGTGAACGAGTCCTTCATCGGCACCCACTTCACCGGCAGACTGCTCGGCGAGACCGAGGTGGCGGGTGTGCCCGCCGTACTGCCAAGCTTCACCGGCCGCGCCTGGATCACCGGCACGGCACAGTATCTGCTCGACCCGACCGACCCGTTCCCGGCCGGGTTCGTCCTCTAG
- a CDS encoding GntR family transcriptional regulator, giving the protein MALSAPAAGPALPVLGGKKSSYRERVADALRAALIAGELRPGEVYSAPALAGRFGVSATPVREAMLDLAKEGLVDPVPNKGFRVTAVTEKQLDEYTHVRSLIEIPTTAGLTRTADQISLEALRPAAREIVAAAAAGDLIAYVEADTRFHLGLLALAGNAHLVEVVGDLRKRARLYGLTALAESGRLLSSAQEHLELLDALLARDEEAVRAVMTRHLGHVRGLWAAHD; this is encoded by the coding sequence ATGGCCCTGTCAGCCCCCGCCGCCGGCCCCGCCCTGCCGGTGCTCGGCGGCAAGAAGAGCAGCTACCGCGAGCGCGTCGCCGACGCCTTGCGGGCCGCGCTGATCGCCGGTGAGCTGCGGCCGGGCGAGGTGTACTCCGCGCCCGCGCTCGCCGGCCGCTTCGGTGTCTCGGCGACGCCGGTGCGGGAGGCCATGCTGGATCTGGCCAAGGAGGGGCTGGTCGACCCCGTGCCCAACAAAGGGTTCCGGGTCACCGCCGTCACCGAGAAGCAGCTGGACGAGTACACGCATGTCCGCTCGCTCATCGAGATCCCGACCACGGCCGGCCTGACCCGGACCGCCGACCAGATCTCCCTGGAGGCGCTGCGGCCCGCCGCCCGGGAGATCGTGGCCGCCGCGGCCGCCGGGGACCTCATCGCGTACGTCGAAGCCGACACCCGCTTCCATCTCGGCCTGCTCGCCCTCGCGGGCAACGCGCACCTCGTCGAGGTCGTGGGTGACCTGCGCAAACGCGCCCGCCTCTACGGCCTGACCGCACTCGCCGAGTCGGGCCGGCTGTTGTCCTCGGCGCAGGAGCACCTGGAGTTGCTGGACGCGCTGCTCGCCCGCGACGAGGAGGCCGTACGCGCGGTGATGACCCGCCACCTCGGTCATGTGCGCGGGCTGTGGGCCGCGCACGACTGA
- a CDS encoding NUDIX hydrolase family protein: protein MTETTPGWLPSDELESARARMPILYVEAVPVRVDDSGEVTSIGLLLRIGPDGTVSRNLVSGRVMHHERVRDALLRHLEKDLGPVALPRVPSALQPFTIAEYFPTQGITPFHDPRQHAVSLAYIVPVAGDCRPRQDALDLVWFSPQDAASASVQSEMPGGQGVLLKQALAHVGCLS from the coding sequence ATGACCGAAACCACGCCCGGCTGGCTGCCGTCCGACGAGCTCGAGTCGGCGCGCGCCCGGATGCCGATCCTGTACGTCGAGGCCGTGCCCGTGCGCGTCGACGACAGCGGCGAAGTCACCAGCATCGGGCTGCTGCTGCGCATCGGCCCGGACGGGACGGTCAGCCGCAATCTGGTCTCCGGCCGCGTGATGCACCACGAGCGGGTCCGGGACGCACTCCTGCGTCACCTGGAGAAGGACCTCGGTCCGGTGGCGCTGCCCCGTGTCCCGTCCGCCCTCCAGCCCTTCACGATCGCGGAGTACTTCCCGACGCAGGGCATCACCCCGTTCCACGACCCGCGGCAGCACGCGGTCTCCCTCGCCTACATCGTCCCGGTGGCCGGTGACTGCCGACCCCGGCAGGACGCGCTCGACCTGGTGTGGTTCAGCCCCCAGGACGCGGCGTCGGCCTCCGTCCAGAGCGAGATGCCGGGCGGCCAGGGCGTCCTCCTGAAGCAGGCCCTGGCGCATGTGGGCTGCCTGTCCTGA
- a CDS encoding tetratricopeptide repeat protein yields MVNDRYGNRLHECDVEGAGHLDRAVEGLLFFRPDFPTAVADAVAACPGSPLAQAFAAYLGVLGTESRDAEEAGRRFREFSAGLDHAALPRRERMHMAAAGAWLDGDLGLAGRILEDLVVECPRDPLALAVGHQLDFFTGDATRLRDRIGGALPAWDTDDPHRGPLLGMYAFGLEESGHYDRADEVARAAVERNPRDIWAIHAVVHVHEMRGRFAEGLDFLDARLDDWASGSLLTVHSWWHYALYALEAGDTATALRIYDAVLHHENSSGFVMELLDAASLLWRFLLDGVDQEARWRSLADAWAAREDPPFYAFNDVHAVMAFAGAGRLDTADEFVADRRRWLRAAQEDGRPRTNRAMTAEIGLPVCEALVAFARADHATVVDLLWPIRRRLHTFGGSHAQRDVVQRTLLEAALRARRDDLARLLLGERTGLSPHSPYNWLGRARLAEALGEAGRAAVARATATELAAPAAARLSGNPHAAYLGPKP; encoded by the coding sequence ATGGTGAACGACCGGTACGGAAACCGCCTCCACGAGTGCGACGTCGAGGGAGCGGGGCATCTGGACCGGGCCGTGGAGGGGCTGTTGTTCTTCCGGCCGGATTTCCCGACCGCCGTCGCGGACGCCGTGGCGGCGTGCCCCGGATCGCCGCTGGCCCAGGCGTTCGCGGCGTATCTGGGGGTGCTGGGCACCGAGTCCCGGGATGCCGAGGAGGCGGGCCGTCGGTTCCGGGAGTTCAGCGCCGGGCTGGACCATGCGGCGCTGCCCCGGCGGGAGCGGATGCACATGGCCGCGGCGGGAGCCTGGCTCGACGGCGATCTGGGTCTGGCCGGTCGGATCCTGGAGGACCTGGTCGTGGAGTGCCCGCGTGATCCGCTCGCCCTGGCGGTGGGCCACCAGCTCGACTTCTTCACGGGGGACGCCACGCGGCTGCGGGACCGGATCGGCGGAGCCCTGCCGGCGTGGGACACGGACGACCCCCACCGCGGGCCGCTCCTGGGCATGTACGCGTTCGGCCTGGAGGAGTCGGGCCACTACGACCGGGCCGATGAGGTGGCCCGTGCCGCCGTCGAGCGGAACCCCCGTGACATCTGGGCCATCCACGCCGTCGTCCATGTGCACGAGATGCGGGGCCGGTTCGCCGAGGGGCTCGACTTCCTCGACGCTCGCCTCGACGACTGGGCGAGCGGCAGCCTGCTGACGGTGCACAGCTGGTGGCACTACGCCCTGTACGCGCTGGAGGCGGGCGACACCGCCACGGCCCTGCGGATCTACGACGCCGTGCTGCACCACGAGAACTCGTCCGGGTTCGTCATGGAACTCCTCGACGCCGCCTCGCTGTTGTGGCGGTTCCTCCTGGACGGCGTGGACCAGGAGGCCCGTTGGCGGTCACTGGCCGACGCGTGGGCCGCGCGCGAGGACCCGCCGTTCTACGCCTTCAACGACGTGCACGCCGTCATGGCGTTCGCGGGAGCCGGGCGGCTGGACACCGCGGACGAGTTCGTCGCCGACCGGCGGCGCTGGCTGCGGGCGGCCCAGGAGGACGGGCGGCCCCGCACCAACCGCGCGATGACCGCCGAGATCGGGCTGCCGGTGTGCGAGGCGCTGGTGGCGTTCGCCCGTGCGGACCACGCGACGGTGGTGGACCTCCTGTGGCCGATCCGCCGCCGACTGCACACCTTCGGCGGCAGCCACGCCCAGCGGGACGTGGTCCAGCGGACCCTGCTGGAGGCGGCCCTCCGCGCGCGCCGGGACGACCTGGCCCGGCTCCTGCTCGGCGAACGCACCGGTCTGAGCCCGCACAGCCCCTACAACTGGCTCGGCCGGGCCCGTCTCGCCGAGGCCCTCGGGGAAGCGGGCCGCGCCGCCGTCGCCCGCGCCACGGCGACCGAACTGGCGGCCCCCGCCGCGGCGAGGCTCAGCGGGAACCCGCACGCCGCCTACCTCGGACCGAAACCCTGA
- a CDS encoding peptidoglycan-binding domain-containing protein has product MRSNRIAVVVAATAVLLAGGIDGVRAASAAPTAADHCGGYWDTSWPPPEIVQGDVDTTSPSAVMLGQCYLNLSMSGDNLTVDGRFGPNTRLATVRFQQCAGIDDDGAIGPVTWPLLRSWANSSGYVCDLDLP; this is encoded by the coding sequence ATGAGAAGCAACAGGATCGCGGTGGTCGTCGCCGCCACGGCCGTGCTGCTGGCCGGGGGGATCGACGGGGTCCGGGCCGCGAGTGCCGCGCCCACGGCCGCCGACCACTGCGGCGGTTACTGGGACACGAGCTGGCCCCCTCCGGAGATCGTCCAGGGCGACGTCGACACGACGAGCCCGTCCGCGGTCATGCTCGGGCAGTGTTATCTGAACCTCTCCATGTCGGGCGACAACCTGACGGTCGACGGCAGGTTCGGACCCAACACGCGCCTGGCGACCGTACGTTTCCAGCAGTGCGCCGGCATCGACGACGACGGAGCCATCGGCCCGGTCACCTGGCCCCTGCTCCGCTCCTGGGCGAACAGCTCGGGCTATGTCTGCGACCTCGACCTGCCCTGA
- a CDS encoding peptidoglycan recognition family protein, giving the protein MHPRHTSPSDSTDPTASCGSTNSPASSASPGAPATFGALPRRALLGALGAVAVTGAVSRPAAAAGSPTAGSPSAGSRSAAYVLLSRQSWGADESLRFGADGSETWPPDYHPVQTLSVHHTGSANGEANPAARVRTIYRDQTVGQGWGDIGYHYLIDADGRVYEGRWSGTDGDPAHNAAGRLVTGAHISTYNTGNVGIALLGTFSAVAPTAAARGALVQLLAELATRHSINPLQQKVVYVNPVSGVMWDGPAISGHRDWVATDCPGGVLHSQLPAIRSDVAALMG; this is encoded by the coding sequence ATGCATCCGAGGCACACGTCTCCGTCCGACTCCACCGACCCCACAGCCTCCTGCGGCTCCACCAACTCCCCAGCCTCCTCCGCCTCGCCCGGCGCGCCCGCCACCTTCGGCGCGTTACCCAGGCGCGCGCTGCTGGGGGCCCTCGGCGCCGTCGCCGTGACGGGAGCCGTCTCCCGCCCGGCCGCGGCGGCGGGCTCCCCCACGGCCGGCTCCCCGTCCGCCGGCTCCCGCTCCGCCGCCTACGTCCTGCTGTCCCGGCAGTCCTGGGGCGCGGACGAGAGCCTGCGCTTCGGCGCGGACGGCAGCGAGACCTGGCCGCCCGACTACCACCCGGTACAGACCCTGTCCGTGCACCACACCGGCAGCGCGAACGGCGAGGCCAACCCCGCGGCCCGGGTCCGCACGATCTACCGCGACCAGACGGTCGGTCAGGGCTGGGGCGACATCGGCTACCACTACCTCATCGACGCGGACGGACGGGTCTACGAAGGACGGTGGTCCGGCACCGACGGGGACCCCGCGCACAACGCGGCGGGACGGCTGGTCACCGGCGCCCACATCAGCACGTACAACACGGGGAACGTCGGGATCGCCCTGCTGGGGACGTTCAGCGCCGTCGCGCCCACGGCCGCCGCGCGCGGCGCGCTCGTCCAACTGCTGGCGGAACTCGCCACACGGCACTCCATCAACCCCCTTCAGCAGAAGGTGGTCTACGTCAACCCCGTCAGCGGCGTCATGTGGGACGGCCCCGCCATCTCCGGCCACCGCGACTGGGTGGCCACCGACTGCCCCGGCGGCGTACTGCACTCCCAGCTACCGGCGATCCGCTCGGACGTGGCGGCCCTGATGGGGTGA
- a CDS encoding NAD(P)-dependent alcohol dehydrogenase → MKAIVQERFGPPDVLRLADIDRPEVGADGVLVRMRAAALNPYDWHMLRGDPYVARLSGVVGLTRPKCRVAGIDAAGVVEAVGDGVRGLRPGDEVMGFCPGSFAEFACARADFLVRKPANLTFEQAAAVPMGAVTALRGIRTVGRVRAGQRVLVNGAGGGVGTFAVQIAVALGAEVTGVCSARNIDLVRSLGAAHAVDYAREDFTGARTRYDVILDNVGNHQLARLRRALTPAGTLVANGGGSPGHVFGAMGSMLRRGVADLFTRRRLRPILPSPPSGPVHDDLLAVTALIGTGELTPVVDRTYPLADTAEGVRHVERGHARGKAVITVR, encoded by the coding sequence ATGAAGGCGATCGTCCAGGAGCGGTTCGGCCCGCCTGACGTCCTGCGACTGGCGGACATCGACCGTCCGGAGGTCGGAGCCGACGGGGTGTTGGTGCGGATGCGCGCCGCCGCGCTCAACCCGTACGACTGGCACATGCTGCGTGGCGACCCTTACGTGGCGCGGCTGTCGGGAGTCGTCGGGCTGACGCGGCCGAAGTGCCGGGTGGCCGGGATCGACGCCGCGGGCGTGGTCGAGGCGGTCGGCGACGGCGTGCGCGGGCTCCGGCCCGGCGACGAGGTCATGGGATTCTGCCCCGGCTCCTTCGCCGAATTCGCGTGCGCCAGGGCGGACTTCCTGGTCCGCAAGCCCGCGAACCTCACGTTCGAGCAGGCCGCGGCCGTACCGATGGGGGCGGTGACCGCCCTGCGCGGCATCCGGACCGTAGGTCGGGTGCGGGCCGGGCAGCGGGTGCTGGTCAACGGGGCGGGCGGTGGCGTGGGTACGTTCGCCGTACAGATCGCCGTCGCCCTGGGGGCCGAGGTGACCGGGGTGTGCAGCGCCCGCAACATCGATCTCGTGCGCTCGCTGGGCGCCGCGCACGCCGTCGACTACGCCCGGGAGGACTTCACCGGCGCACGTACGCGGTACGACGTGATCCTGGACAACGTGGGCAACCACCAGCTGGCGCGTCTGCGCCGGGCGCTCACGCCTGCGGGGACCCTGGTCGCCAACGGTGGCGGCTCGCCCGGCCATGTGTTCGGTGCGATGGGCTCCATGCTGCGCCGGGGTGTGGCCGACCTGTTCACCCGCCGACGGCTTCGGCCCATCCTGCCCTCGCCCCCGTCCGGCCCGGTCCACGACGACCTGCTCGCCGTCACCGCGCTCATCGGGACCGGTGAACTCACCCCGGTCGTCGACCGGACGTACCCCCTGGCCGACACGGCCGAGGGTGTACGTCATGTGGAGCGGGGCCACGCCCGGGGAAAGGCGGTGATCACCGTGCGGTGA
- a CDS encoding TetR/AcrR family transcriptional regulator C-terminal domain-containing protein, with the protein MSRGRVLGAAVALADEGGVDALSMRKIAQALGVVPMALYKHVANKNELLDGMIDVLVAEIDPPVADVAWKTAIRSRVLSARRMLLRHPWAPEVIESRIKARTTPTPAVMEYLDSMIGIFRAGGFPIDLTHHAMHVMGSRLLGFSQELFEDSSGREPDPDALPPEEMAVRYPHIAALAAAVVHDRDSVVGSGCDDQFEFEFALDLTLDGLERLLGAR; encoded by the coding sequence TTGAGCAGAGGGCGCGTTCTGGGTGCCGCTGTCGCCCTGGCCGACGAGGGCGGGGTCGACGCGCTGAGCATGCGCAAGATCGCCCAGGCGCTCGGCGTCGTGCCCATGGCGCTCTACAAGCACGTGGCGAACAAGAACGAGTTGCTGGACGGCATGATCGACGTCCTCGTCGCCGAGATCGACCCGCCGGTCGCCGACGTCGCCTGGAAGACCGCCATCCGCAGCCGGGTCCTCTCGGCCCGCCGCATGCTGCTGCGCCACCCGTGGGCGCCCGAGGTGATCGAGTCGCGCATCAAGGCACGGACCACTCCCACGCCCGCGGTCATGGAGTATCTGGACTCGATGATCGGGATCTTCCGGGCCGGGGGTTTCCCGATCGACCTGACGCATCACGCGATGCACGTCATGGGCAGCCGCCTGCTGGGTTTCTCCCAGGAGTTGTTCGAGGACTCCTCCGGCCGCGAGCCCGACCCGGACGCCCTGCCGCCCGAGGAGATGGCCGTGCGCTACCCGCACATCGCCGCGTTGGCCGCGGCGGTCGTCCACGACCGCGATTCGGTCGTCGGCTCGGGCTGTGACGACCAGTTCGAGTTCGAGTTCGCGCTGGACCTGACGCTGGACGGCCTGGAACGACTCCTCGGCGCGCGCTGA
- a CDS encoding MmcQ/YjbR family DNA-binding protein has protein sequence MPDAEDVRRVALSLPDSTEKIAWSMPTFRVAGKMFATLPEDETSMAVRCPKVERDELVLAEPGKFWIADHEAGFAWVRVRLSALEDEAELRDVLADSWRQSAPTRLLDAHPELGLPAAD, from the coding sequence ATGCCCGATGCTGAAGACGTACGACGAGTCGCCCTCTCCCTGCCCGACAGTACGGAGAAGATCGCCTGGAGCATGCCCACGTTCCGGGTGGCGGGGAAGATGTTCGCGACGCTGCCGGAGGACGAGACGTCCATGGCCGTGCGGTGCCCCAAGGTCGAGCGGGACGAGCTGGTCCTCGCCGAGCCCGGCAAGTTCTGGATCGCCGACCACGAGGCCGGGTTCGCCTGGGTGAGGGTGCGACTCTCCGCCCTGGAGGACGAGGCCGAGCTGCGCGACGTCCTCGCCGACTCCTGGCGCCAGTCGGCACCGACCCGACTCCTCGACGCCCACCCCGAGTTGGGGCTCCCGGCCGCCGACTGA
- a CDS encoding LysR family transcriptional regulator, with translation MIEARRLHILRAVADHRTVTAAAAALYLTPSAVSQQLTALEQETGHRLVERGAKGVRLTPAGEILLGHTNAVLARLELAAAELAAYSSGEAGTVTVASFATGIAQVVAPALARLAVSAPGISLRVQDAEGDASLPMVLDRQVDIAVAVEYRGAPAADDPRLTHVALYAEPFDAVVPVGHRLADSAEVPLAELAKDPWIGPYPGNPCHDVVVLACENAGFQPRLEHSSDDFRAVVALASADAGVALVPRSALRGTDLTGVVVRPVDGVAPTRRVFAAVRRGAEGHPLIRPVLEALGEAAG, from the coding sequence ATGATCGAAGCGCGGCGGCTCCACATCCTTCGTGCGGTGGCCGACCACCGTACGGTGACGGCGGCTGCCGCCGCGCTGTATCTGACGCCCTCCGCCGTCTCCCAGCAGCTCACGGCCCTGGAACAGGAGACGGGACACCGTCTGGTCGAACGGGGTGCCAAAGGCGTACGGCTGACCCCGGCCGGCGAGATCCTGCTCGGCCACACCAACGCCGTGCTCGCCCGGCTGGAACTGGCGGCGGCGGAACTGGCCGCGTACAGCTCGGGCGAGGCCGGCACCGTCACCGTCGCCTCCTTCGCCACCGGGATCGCCCAGGTCGTGGCACCCGCGCTGGCCCGTCTCGCCGTGTCCGCGCCCGGCATCAGCCTGCGCGTTCAGGATGCCGAGGGCGACGCGAGCCTGCCGATGGTCCTGGACCGGCAGGTCGACATCGCCGTGGCCGTCGAGTACCGGGGCGCGCCGGCCGCCGACGACCCCCGCCTGACGCACGTCGCGCTGTACGCCGAGCCGTTCGACGCGGTCGTGCCCGTGGGCCACCGTCTCGCCGACTCGGCCGAGGTGCCGCTCGCCGAACTGGCCAAGGACCCCTGGATCGGCCCCTACCCCGGCAACCCGTGTCATGACGTCGTCGTCCTGGCCTGCGAGAACGCCGGCTTCCAGCCCCGTCTCGAACACTCCTCCGACGACTTCCGCGCCGTGGTCGCCCTCGCCTCCGCCGACGCGGGAGTAGCCCTCGTGCCCCGCTCCGCGCTGCGCGGCACGGACCTCACGGGTGTCGTCGTACGCCCCGTCGACGGCGTGGCCCCCACCCGCCGGGTCTTCGCCGCCGTGCGCCGTGGCGCGGAGGGGCACCCGCTGATCCGGCCGGTGCTGGAAGCGCTGGGGGAGGCGGCCGGGTGA